The Candidatus Bathyarchaeota archaeon genome has a segment encoding these proteins:
- the speE gene encoding polyamine aminopropyltransferase — protein sequence MYCISSVYYLGKTKFQDVAILELPDLGKTLVLDGKVQSSIRDEYIYHETLVHPVMLTHPNPRSVLVIGGGEGATLREVLKHNTVEEAVMVDLDEELIEITKKYLPEFHQGSFDDKRVRLVFGDGRKFVEECTPGRFDVVICDLTDPVAGSPAIMLYTLEFYRMVYGILKEDGIMVTQAESPSHTGRSFASIYKTIGEVFPITRAYTLYIQSFDTEWGFVLGSKRFDPLDLTEEEEARRIEARSVNLRFYEPRIKRRLFTLPRNVLELMDRGVVSTDSNPVYEPV from the coding sequence ATGTACTGTATATCTAGTGTATACTATCTTGGAAAAACCAAGTTTCAGGACGTCGCCATACTAGAGCTTCCGGACCTGGGTAAGACCTTGGTTTTAGACGGCAAGGTCCAGTCTTCGATAAGGGACGAGTACATCTACCATGAGACGCTGGTTCATCCTGTCATGCTCACGCATCCTAATCCTAGAAGTGTTCTCGTCATAGGCGGTGGGGAGGGTGCTACTCTCAGAGAGGTTTTAAAGCACAATACAGTGGAAGAGGCCGTTATGGTGGACCTCGACGAGGAGCTTATAGAGATCACTAAGAAGTACCTGCCTGAATTCCACCAGGGGTCTTTCGACGATAAGAGGGTTAGGCTTGTTTTCGGCGACGGTAGGAAGTTCGTCGAAGAGTGTACACCCGGCAGGTTCGACGTGGTTATATGCGACCTCACAGACCCGGTTGCCGGAAGCCCTGCGATCATGCTGTACACCCTGGAGTTCTACAGGATGGTCTATGGTATCCTTAAGGAAGATGGGATCATGGTCACTCAGGCTGAAAGCCCCTCCCACACCGGTAGAAGCTTCGCCTCGATCTACAAGACTATCGGGGAGGTCTTTCCCATAACCCGCGCCTACACGCTGTACATACAGTCGTTCGACACAGAGTGGGGCTTCGTGTTAGGGTCTAAGCGGTTCGACCCGCTTGATTTAACCGAGGAAGAAGAGGCCAGACGCATAGAGGCTAGGAGTGTCAACCTGAGGTTCTACGAGCCTAGGATCAAGCGAAGACTCTTCACCTTACCTAGAAACGTTCTAGAGTTGATGGATAGAGGTGTGGTCTCTACTGATTCGAACCCGGTCTACGAGCCTGTGTGA
- a CDS encoding DUF1947 domain-containing protein, with amino-acid sequence MSKPYRYRLNVRSIKSVVKEVEQRFGVKLSRKASWEALRIDKDREVYIIDGVPMLVRVGDDIYPSILCVERGLVSLPKVVVDMGAIPHIVNGADVMLPGVVKLEGAFEEGDIVAVVDERHGRTLAIVRSLVSSEEASTLGRGRGFKNIHHVGDRFWRAMKNYGFI; translated from the coding sequence ATGTCTAAACCCTACAGGTACCGTCTAAACGTGAGGAGTATAAAAAGCGTCGTTAAAGAGGTCGAGCAACGTTTCGGCGTGAAGCTTAGCCGTAAAGCATCGTGGGAGGCTCTGAGGATCGATAAGGACCGCGAAGTATATATCATAGACGGCGTACCGATGCTCGTGAGGGTCGGCGACGACATCTACCCGTCGATACTCTGCGTCGAGAGGGGGCTTGTGAGCCTTCCGAAGGTCGTGGTCGACATGGGAGCCATCCCGCATATAGTCAACGGTGCAGACGTCATGCTACCTGGTGTAGTGAAGCTCGAAGGAGCCTTCGAGGAGGGAGACATAGTCGCCGTGGTGGATGAGAGACACGGTAGAACACTGGCTATAGTGCGTAGCCTGGTATCGTCTGAGGAGGCTTCGACCCTTGGGAGGGGTAGGGGATTTAAAAACATACATCACGTAGGAGACCGGTTCTGGAGGGCTATGAAAAACTACGGGTTCATCTAA
- a CDS encoding inorganic diphosphatase yields the protein MLHDIPLGDKAPYEFNVVIENVKGSSNKVEYDKETGVFKLDRVLYSAVYWPFDYGFAPQTWHEDEDPLDVVVLTTHPTFPGCVVTVRPVSLIVMEDEKGIDDKVVAVPVDDPRFEHIKDYEDIPEHIRKEIQEFFETYKRLEPGKWVKFKEWRNREEAMKTLEKAMQTYKEKFR from the coding sequence ATGCTTCACGACATTCCCCTAGGCGATAAGGCGCCGTACGAGTTTAACGTAGTGATAGAGAACGTCAAAGGTAGCTCGAACAAGGTCGAGTACGATAAGGAGACGGGGGTTTTCAAGCTAGATAGGGTTCTTTACTCAGCCGTCTACTGGCCCTTCGACTACGGCTTCGCACCTCAGACTTGGCACGAGGATGAAGACCCGCTCGACGTCGTGGTCTTAACCACCCACCCCACCTTCCCCGGATGCGTGGTGACCGTCAGACCGGTGTCGCTCATAGTGATGGAGGATGAAAAGGGGATAGACGACAAGGTGGTAGCCGTCCCGGTCGATGATCCAAGATTCGAGCATATAAAGGACTACGAGGATATACCTGAGCACATCCGAAAGGAGATCCAAGAGTTCTTCGAAACCTATAAGCGGCTGGAGCCTGGTAAATGGGTCAAGTTTAAAGAGTGGAGAAACCGCGAAGAGGCTATGAAGACGCTAGAGAAGGCTATGCAGACGTATAAGGAAAAGTTCCGGTGA
- the speD gene encoding adenosylmethionine decarboxylase yields the protein MKAIGRHIIVEAFGCSREVLDNPMLLRKTLMDAARKANMEICGEIFHEFNPQGVTGVVVVKESHLSIHTWPEFGYASIDIFTCGSYADPWKAYDHIIKALRPKSVQVMELKRGIIWSGG from the coding sequence CTGAAAGCCATAGGTAGGCATATAATAGTCGAAGCCTTCGGCTGTAGCCGGGAGGTCCTAGATAACCCCATGCTCCTGAGGAAGACGCTCATGGACGCTGCTAGGAAAGCCAACATGGAGATATGCGGCGAGATATTCCACGAGTTTAACCCTCAGGGAGTTACAGGGGTCGTGGTGGTCAAGGAGTCCCACTTGTCGATACATACGTGGCCCGAGTTTGGTTACGCCTCTATAGATATCTTCACGTGCGGCAGTTATGCAGACCCTTGGAAAGCTTACGATCACATAATTAAAGCGTTAAGGCCTAAGAGCGTTCAGGTGATGGAGCTTAAGAGAGGCATCATATGGTCAGGGGGCTGA